A segment of the Atribacterota bacterium genome:
TATTTTTGAACCTTGTACAATATCCACTGTATCCATATTTCCACCATGATAGCCCGGGCTTCCGCATGGAACTCCTTCACCTTCAGGAGCAACACCAATCACACCTATCATTGGGCGTACAGGTAGGGAGATATTATTAAATTTTACCATTCCATCGGCTATAGGAACAATTTTTGTTACCGCTTTTTCCACCCGACTTCCCAATGGTCCCCACCCCGGATACAACTCAACTGCTCCCTGTGAATCCAGTGTTATCTTTTCAATAGTCACTGCCAGGATATCTCCCGGTTGACAGTCATTCAGAGCAATAGGTCCTGTTGCTGGATTGACCCGGGAATAATCAAAGTCATCATTTAATACATCACTATCCTTAACAATCTGATGGCTGAAACAATCTTCAGTCTCCACAAAAATCTTCTCACCAGCATCAACAGTCAGTACAGGTGTATTTTTTTTATCCATAGCAAAAACAACCTGGTCACGGGTAATTTTTTTCATTTTTTCATACCTCACTTTTCGATTCTCTCTGGCGAATTTCTGAATCTCCTGAAAATGGAATCAAAGCTGAATTCCTTGCCACGCATGATGCCATCAG
Coding sequences within it:
- a CDS encoding acetamidase/formamidase family protein encodes the protein MKKITRDQVVFAMDKKNTPVLTVDAGEKIFVETEDCFSHQIVKDSDVLNDDFDYSRVNPATGPIALNDCQPGDILAVTIEKITLDSQGAVELYPGWGPLGSRVEKAVTKIVPIADGMVKFNNISLPVRPMIGVIGVAPEGEGVPCGSPGYHGGNMDTVDIVQGSKIYFPVFVSGANLSLGDVHAVMGDGEVCGTGVEIRAEIIIKIDVIKNKCLTHPVLESKDNYYLINSADTLEEAIRFNTEKVVQFIQEQSMVSWSEAYMLASIATDLKISQVVNPLKTVRTRIPKRIIKESWPQ